In Variovorax paradoxus, a single genomic region encodes these proteins:
- a CDS encoding tripartite tricarboxylate transporter substrate binding protein: MKATILRRALGAFCFAAATTAAFAQGPLPAKPLRIVVGYPAGQTVDIIARNYAAALTKELGQPVYVDNRAGANGSLGAQEVKKSAPDGSTLLLGTLGQMAINPTLYKKLPYDTLKDFAPVSMVSMGPLLLVANPSFPPNDVKELVAYAKARPGKIDFGSGGNGITAHLAMEMFQAQAGIQLNHIPYKGSPAALNDLMGGQVSLMFDAVPAALPHVKSGKLKALAISGLKRNPQLPSLATVDEQGLKGFDVNSWVGFLAPAGTPQATVDALNAAIHRAAASPALVEATRAIGSEVQVDTPAHFAAFLQTEVRKWGQAVTDGRVQID; encoded by the coding sequence ATGAAGGCAACCATCTTGCGGCGCGCGCTCGGCGCGTTCTGCTTTGCGGCGGCAACTACCGCGGCTTTCGCACAAGGCCCGCTGCCGGCCAAGCCGCTGCGCATCGTGGTCGGCTACCCGGCGGGCCAGACGGTGGACATCATCGCGCGCAACTACGCCGCGGCACTCACCAAGGAACTGGGCCAGCCCGTCTACGTCGACAACCGCGCCGGCGCCAACGGCAGCCTCGGCGCGCAGGAAGTGAAGAAGAGCGCGCCCGACGGCAGCACGCTGCTGCTCGGCACGCTGGGCCAGATGGCCATCAACCCCACGCTCTACAAAAAGCTGCCCTACGACACGCTGAAGGACTTCGCGCCGGTGTCGATGGTGAGCATGGGCCCGCTGCTGCTGGTGGCCAATCCGTCGTTCCCGCCGAACGACGTGAAGGAGCTGGTCGCGTATGCGAAGGCGCGGCCCGGCAAGATCGACTTCGGCTCGGGCGGCAACGGCATCACCGCGCACCTGGCGATGGAGATGTTCCAGGCGCAGGCCGGCATCCAGCTCAACCACATTCCCTACAAGGGCTCGCCCGCCGCGCTGAACGACCTGATGGGCGGCCAGGTGTCGCTGATGTTCGATGCGGTACCGGCGGCGCTGCCGCATGTGAAGTCGGGCAAGCTGAAGGCGCTGGCCATTTCGGGCCTGAAACGCAACCCGCAGTTGCCTTCGCTGGCCACGGTGGACGAACAGGGCCTCAAGGGTTTCGACGTGAACTCGTGGGTCGGCTTTCTCGCGCCGGCAGGCACGCCGCAGGCCACGGTGGACGCATTGAACGCCGCCATCCATCGCGCTGCCGCCAGCCCCGCGCTGGTGGAGGCCACGCGCGCCATCGGCTCGGAAGTGCAGGTCGACACGCCCGCCCACTTCGCGGCCTTCCTGCAGACCGAAGTGAGGAAATGGGGCCAAGCCGTGACCGACGGCCGCGTCCAGATCGATTGA
- a CDS encoding MmgE/PrpD family protein yields the protein MQTTANNATDPTGPTGRLAHWLAGFRLEDAPASARERAKALTLDGIACAVVGAQLPWSRTAAQIVQKFEGRGDRTIVGWGARTSAPGAALLNGTFIQGFELDDYHPLGPLHSASIVLPALWAASEGDIHVSGRQFLEAALAGYEVGPRVGMALHGAQMLSRGWHSGSVFGTHAAASAVGRLLGLDAARIEDALGLAGTQSAGLMAAQYEAMCKRMHHGFSARNGLYAAVLAEGGYTGIKRVFEREYGGFLSTFGEGHDPDASKITEALGERWEVERIVIKPYAAMGGIHSPLDALFDVDAKRKLVPEEIARIEVEVSHAVYHHGWWTPERPLTPIGAQMNIGYALAVAVLDGEAMVKQFAPARIDADDVWALIPRIEVRHQPEFDAGGPLKRGRVRLAVTFTDGQRIQVERNSSRAIESPQSSDEVAAKYRVLTDGLIDGARQKAIEDMVRSIEDLPDVRELLALLAPPVAAAFD from the coding sequence ATGCAGACCACTGCCAACAACGCCACCGACCCCACCGGCCCGACTGGCCGCCTCGCCCACTGGCTCGCCGGCTTCCGGCTCGAAGACGCGCCCGCTTCGGCGCGCGAGCGCGCCAAGGCGCTCACGCTCGACGGCATCGCATGCGCCGTCGTCGGCGCGCAGCTGCCCTGGTCGCGCACCGCCGCGCAGATCGTGCAGAAGTTCGAGGGTCGAGGCGACCGCACCATCGTCGGCTGGGGCGCGCGCACCAGCGCACCGGGCGCAGCACTGCTCAACGGCACCTTCATCCAGGGCTTCGAGCTCGACGACTACCACCCGCTGGGCCCGCTGCACAGCGCATCGATCGTGCTGCCCGCCCTGTGGGCGGCCTCGGAAGGCGACATCCACGTGAGCGGCCGGCAGTTCCTCGAGGCCGCGCTGGCCGGCTACGAAGTCGGCCCGCGTGTGGGCATGGCGCTGCACGGCGCGCAGATGCTGTCGCGCGGCTGGCACTCGGGGTCGGTCTTCGGCACGCACGCCGCGGCCTCGGCCGTCGGCAGGCTGCTGGGACTCGACGCGGCACGCATCGAGGACGCGCTGGGCCTGGCCGGTACGCAGTCCGCCGGCCTCATGGCCGCGCAGTACGAGGCGATGTGCAAGCGCATGCACCACGGCTTCTCGGCGCGCAACGGACTCTATGCGGCGGTGCTGGCCGAGGGCGGCTACACCGGCATCAAGCGCGTGTTCGAACGCGAGTACGGCGGCTTTCTCTCGACCTTCGGCGAAGGCCACGATCCCGACGCATCGAAGATCACCGAAGCGCTGGGTGAACGCTGGGAGGTGGAACGCATCGTCATCAAGCCGTATGCCGCGATGGGCGGCATCCATTCGCCGCTCGACGCGCTGTTCGATGTCGATGCGAAGCGCAAGCTCGTGCCCGAGGAGATCGCGCGCATCGAGGTCGAGGTGAGCCATGCGGTCTACCACCACGGATGGTGGACTCCCGAAAGGCCGCTGACGCCCATCGGCGCGCAGATGAACATCGGCTATGCGCTCGCGGTGGCGGTGCTCGACGGCGAGGCGATGGTGAAGCAGTTCGCGCCTGCGCGCATCGACGCCGACGACGTGTGGGCGCTGATTCCGCGCATCGAGGTGCGGCACCAGCCCGAGTTCGATGCGGGCGGTCCGCTCAAGCGCGGTCGCGTGCGGCTGGCGGTGACTTTCACCGACGGACAGCGCATCCAGGTCGAGCGCAATTCCTCGCGCGCCATCGAATCGCCGCAGAGCAGCGACGAGGTGGCGGCCAAGTATCGGGTGCTGACCGACGGACTGATCGACGGTGCGCGGCAGAAGGCCATCGAGGACATGGTCCGCTCCATTGAGGACCTGCCCGACGTGCGCGAGTTGCTCGCGCTGCTGGCGCCGCCGGTCGCGGCAGCTTTCGACTGA
- a CDS encoding Bug family tripartite tricarboxylate transporter substrate binding protein gives MTHPSAHLDRRAFSLGLLALAGTCALPARAQDPWPAAKPIRLVLPFSAGGPGDTNVRAMAQSQGRRLNQSIIVDNRPGAGGIIGSEYVAKSAPDGYTWLSAGNGAIANALLRPKMPYAETDLVPVVGTSTAPSVLVTNASVPAKNLKELQAWARTRGRLNFGTAGSGSTGHFVAEMVESALGVPVTLVHYKSGSQTVNAIVGGEVDLASEAPIGVAAFVQSGRLHALALTARERTGPMKQVPTTVEQGFPTILMQHWGGIFAPKGTPVTILDRIAEVTMRAFKEDADLIAQTERGGAQPMLLARAEFGQFLDQERMRMAKIVTASHMTLE, from the coding sequence ATGACGCACCCATCCGCACACCTCGACCGCCGCGCGTTCTCGTTGGGGCTGCTTGCGCTGGCAGGCACCTGCGCCCTGCCCGCCCGCGCACAGGACCCGTGGCCCGCCGCCAAGCCGATCCGCCTGGTGCTGCCGTTTTCCGCAGGCGGGCCGGGCGACACCAATGTCCGGGCCATGGCGCAGTCCCAGGGCCGGCGGTTGAACCAGTCCATCATCGTGGACAACCGGCCGGGCGCAGGCGGCATCATCGGCAGCGAGTACGTGGCCAAGAGCGCACCCGACGGCTATACATGGCTGTCTGCCGGCAACGGCGCCATCGCCAACGCGCTGCTGCGGCCGAAGATGCCTTATGCGGAGACCGACCTGGTGCCCGTGGTCGGAACCAGCACCGCACCTTCCGTGCTGGTCACCAACGCCAGCGTGCCGGCGAAGAACCTGAAGGAACTGCAAGCCTGGGCGCGCACCAGGGGCCGCCTGAACTTCGGCACGGCCGGCAGCGGCAGCACAGGGCATTTCGTGGCGGAGATGGTGGAATCGGCGCTCGGTGTACCGGTGACCCTGGTGCACTACAAGAGCGGCTCGCAGACGGTGAACGCGATTGTCGGCGGCGAGGTCGACCTGGCCTCGGAAGCGCCGATCGGTGTCGCGGCTTTCGTGCAATCGGGAAGGCTGCATGCCCTGGCACTCACTGCGCGAGAACGCACCGGCCCGATGAAGCAGGTGCCGACCACCGTGGAGCAGGGCTTTCCGACGATCCTCATGCAGCACTGGGGCGGCATCTTCGCGCCGAAGGGAACGCCTGTCACGATCCTCGACCGCATCGCCGAAGTCACGATGCGTGCGTTCAAGGAAGATGCCGACCTCATTGCGCAGACCGAGCGAGGCGGCGCACAGCCGATGCTGCTGGCACGGGCGGAGTTCGGGCAGTTCCTCGACCAGGAGCGCATGCGCATGGCGAAGATCGTCACCGCTTCGCACATGACCCTGGAGTAG
- a CDS encoding H-NS family nucleoid-associated regulatory protein — protein sequence MAKKTYLEIQKQIEQLQEEAERLRREEASDVLSRIKEAIAVYGFSAADLGFGRKAGRVAAVSKPGAKKTRGVAKKGAASAPKFKDDQGNVWSGRGPRPTWFKAALEAGKSPDELLAK from the coding sequence ATGGCCAAAAAGACTTACCTCGAAATTCAGAAGCAAATCGAACAATTGCAGGAAGAAGCAGAGCGTTTGCGCCGTGAAGAAGCCTCCGACGTGCTGAGCCGGATCAAGGAAGCTATTGCGGTTTATGGGTTCAGCGCCGCCGATCTCGGCTTCGGCCGGAAGGCCGGCCGCGTGGCTGCCGTATCGAAGCCGGGCGCCAAAAAGACGCGCGGCGTCGCGAAGAAAGGGGCGGCCTCCGCTCCGAAGTTCAAGGACGACCAAGGCAATGTCTGGAGCGGCCGCGGCCCTCGTCCCACCTGGTTCAAGGCCGCGCTCGAGGCAGGAAAGTCGCCCGACGAGCTGTTGGCGAAGTAA
- a CDS encoding sigma-54-dependent transcriptional regulator, producing MSDDPAIRVLLVEDDEDVRLSTTQVLTLAGFEVEAFASAERARAHISFGVPAIVISDVRLPGMSGTEWLGELHTADAELPVILVTGHGHIAMAVQAMREGAYDFIEKPFSSERLVAIVRHAIERRQLTLQVRTLRDALENWNGIQSVLIGRSAQMQQVRRTVMTLAETSADVLIYGETGTGKELVAQCLHAHSERRRRHFVPLNCGGLPEALAESELFGHEAGAFTSANRARVGKFEYANGGTLFLDEIESMPMPVQIKLLRALQERSIERIGSNKAIPFDCRVVAASKEDLKEMSDRQKFRADLYYRLGVAFIELPPLRERREDIPLLFEHFTLLAANRYERAAQPLTNAQLADLMAYAWPGNVRELRNVADRFVLGLLGERLTQTRGTGEGLPALPRALPQQVEAFERAVIVEALRKHKGDQPATAAALAIARQTLHDKLRKFDILADDFK from the coding sequence GTGAGCGACGACCCTGCGATCCGGGTGCTGCTGGTGGAGGACGACGAAGACGTCCGCCTCAGCACGACCCAGGTGCTGACCCTGGCCGGCTTCGAGGTCGAAGCCTTTGCCAGCGCCGAGCGCGCGCGGGCGCACATCAGTTTCGGTGTGCCGGCGATCGTGATCAGCGACGTGCGCCTGCCGGGCATGAGCGGGACCGAGTGGCTGGGCGAGCTGCATACGGCCGATGCCGAGCTTCCGGTCATCCTGGTCACGGGCCACGGCCACATCGCGATGGCCGTGCAGGCCATGCGCGAGGGCGCCTACGACTTCATCGAGAAGCCCTTCAGTTCGGAACGGCTGGTGGCCATCGTGCGCCATGCCATCGAGCGCCGCCAGCTCACGCTGCAGGTGCGCACGCTGCGCGACGCGCTGGAGAACTGGAACGGCATCCAGTCGGTGCTGATCGGCCGCTCGGCCCAGATGCAGCAGGTGCGCCGTACCGTGATGACGCTGGCCGAGACCTCGGCCGACGTGCTGATCTACGGCGAAACCGGCACCGGCAAGGAGCTCGTCGCCCAGTGCCTGCACGCCCACAGCGAGCGCCGGCGCCGGCATTTCGTGCCGCTCAATTGCGGCGGCTTGCCCGAGGCGCTGGCCGAGAGCGAACTTTTCGGCCACGAGGCCGGCGCCTTCACCAGCGCCAACCGCGCGCGGGTGGGAAAGTTCGAATACGCCAACGGCGGCACGCTGTTTCTCGACGAGATCGAGAGCATGCCCATGCCGGTGCAGATCAAGCTGCTGCGCGCGCTGCAGGAGCGCAGCATCGAGCGCATCGGCTCCAACAAGGCCATTCCCTTCGACTGCCGCGTGGTGGCCGCGAGCAAGGAGGACCTGAAGGAAATGAGCGACCGGCAGAAGTTCAGGGCCGACCTGTACTACCGCCTCGGCGTGGCATTCATCGAACTGCCGCCGCTGCGCGAGAGGCGGGAGGACATCCCGCTGCTGTTCGAGCACTTCACGCTGCTGGCCGCGAACCGCTACGAGCGTGCGGCGCAGCCGCTCACCAACGCGCAGTTGGCCGACCTGATGGCCTATGCATGGCCCGGCAACGTCCGCGAGCTGCGCAACGTGGCCGACCGCTTCGTGCTGGGGCTGCTCGGCGAGCGCCTCACCCAGACGCGCGGCACCGGCGAAGGCCTGCCGGCGTTGCCGCGCGCGCTGCCGCAGCAGGTCGAGGCCTTCGAGCGCGCCGTGATCGTCGAGGCGCTGCGCAAGCACAAGGGCGACCAGCCCGCCACGGCCGCCGCGCTGGCCATCGCGCGGCAGACGCTGCACGACAAGTTGCGCAAGTTCGACATCCTGGCCGACGATTTCAAATAG
- a CDS encoding sensor histidine kinase, whose product MTSGEPARRFDLPSENSIRWRGLPRWCAALALVAVAAFAGHQVAMQTGLARLREAADHRLDMLATGLDADLARFDYLPALLEMTPIVPALLDTPSDAHLRDAVNRYLDGVNATAGAEMLYVLDRSGISQAASDWDKPGTTLGQDLSFRPYMIDALNHGRGRFYGVGITSKRPGYYLSYALRRGQPTRGVVAVKVNLEEAERAWRKLPGDVALIDQRGVVILSTREDLKFRPLLPLDALQRAEVLRSRPYGNAALQPLQWSQKESLDRNVQVITLDDTDQLASARTLGGAPWQLMVLDDLAPVRMAARNTAITASLAMAVLLLVAVALWQRRRALRQKLANQAALQAAHDMLESTVVARTAQLRAAQGELVHSGKMAALGQMSVGVVHELNQPLTAMRTLSESAGILLDKNRLDDVRGNLQRICGMVDRLARLTSQLKTFAHRSDLPLVPLLLSQAIADAQAMVAEAAKKHRVAIEVDVQPAALSVMAEEAALGSVLVNLMRNAVEAMQDAPLRTLRLVARLDEGRVILSLSDTGPGIRPDILPRLFEPFVTSKPAGAGLGLGLVISAQLVRAMDGTLRAANQAQGGACFVVDLPAAIAVIHHPPRSFPSYSVDSIDSIAQE is encoded by the coding sequence TTGACTTCAGGGGAGCCGGCCCGGCGCTTCGATTTGCCTTCCGAAAACTCCATACGGTGGCGCGGCCTTCCGCGCTGGTGCGCCGCGCTGGCCCTGGTGGCCGTGGCCGCCTTCGCGGGACACCAGGTCGCCATGCAGACCGGCCTGGCGCGCCTGCGCGAGGCGGCCGACCATCGCCTCGACATGCTCGCGACCGGCCTGGACGCCGACCTCGCGCGCTTCGACTACCTGCCCGCGCTGCTGGAGATGACGCCGATCGTGCCGGCACTGCTCGACACGCCATCGGACGCGCACCTGCGCGACGCAGTCAACCGCTACCTCGACGGCGTCAACGCCACGGCGGGCGCCGAGATGCTCTACGTGCTCGACCGCTCCGGCATTTCGCAGGCGGCGTCCGACTGGGACAAGCCCGGCACCACCCTGGGGCAGGACCTGTCGTTCCGGCCCTACATGATCGATGCGCTGAACCATGGCCGGGGTCGCTTCTATGGCGTGGGCATCACCAGCAAGCGGCCGGGCTACTACCTGTCGTACGCCCTTCGGCGCGGCCAGCCCACCCGCGGCGTGGTGGCCGTCAAGGTCAACCTCGAGGAGGCCGAGCGCGCCTGGCGCAAGCTGCCGGGCGACGTGGCGCTGATCGACCAGCGCGGCGTGGTGATCCTCTCCACGCGCGAAGATCTGAAATTCCGCCCGCTGCTGCCGCTGGACGCGCTGCAGCGCGCCGAGGTGTTGCGTTCGCGGCCCTACGGCAACGCCGCGCTGCAGCCGCTGCAGTGGTCGCAGAAGGAGTCGCTGGACCGGAACGTGCAGGTGATCACGCTCGACGACACCGACCAGCTTGCCTCGGCCCGCACCCTGGGTGGCGCGCCCTGGCAACTGATGGTGCTCGACGATCTGGCGCCGGTGCGGATGGCGGCGCGCAACACGGCCATCACCGCGAGCCTGGCGATGGCGGTGCTGCTGCTGGTGGCCGTCGCGCTGTGGCAGCGCCGCCGCGCGCTGCGCCAGAAACTGGCCAACCAGGCCGCGCTGCAGGCGGCGCACGACATGCTCGAATCGACCGTGGTGGCGCGCACCGCTCAGTTGCGCGCGGCCCAGGGAGAGCTGGTGCATTCGGGCAAGATGGCCGCGCTGGGCCAGATGTCGGTCGGCGTGGTGCACGAGCTCAACCAGCCTCTCACGGCCATGCGCACGCTCTCTGAGAGCGCCGGCATCCTGCTCGACAAGAACCGCCTGGACGACGTGCGCGGCAACTTGCAGCGCATCTGCGGCATGGTCGACCGCCTCGCGCGCCTGACCTCCCAGCTGAAGACCTTCGCGCATCGCAGCGACCTGCCATTGGTGCCGCTGCTGCTGTCGCAGGCCATCGCCGATGCGCAGGCGATGGTGGCCGAGGCCGCGAAGAAGCATCGCGTCGCCATCGAGGTCGATGTGCAGCCTGCCGCGCTGAGCGTCATGGCCGAGGAGGCGGCGCTGGGCAGCGTGCTGGTCAACCTGATGCGCAATGCCGTCGAGGCCATGCAGGACGCGCCGCTGCGCACGCTGCGGCTCGTGGCCCGGCTCGACGAAGGCCGCGTGATCCTGAGCCTGAGCGATACCGGCCCCGGCATCCGTCCCGACATCCTGCCGCGCCTGTTCGAACCTTTCGTCACCAGCAAGCCGGCGGGCGCCGGCCTGGGCCTGGGGCTCGTGATCTCGGCACAATTGGTACGCGCGATGGACGGCACGCTGCGCGCGGCCAACCAGGCGCAAGGCGGCGCCTGCTTCGTGGTCGACCTGCCCGCCGCCATTGCCGTGATCCATCACCCGCCCCGTTCATTCCCTTCTTATTCCGTTGATTCCATTGATTCCATTGCACAGGAGTGA
- the phbB gene encoding acetoacetyl-CoA reductase, whose product MSEKQRVVLVTGGMGGLGETISTKMVDAGYKLAVTYSPGNKSHADWVAQMAERGYRILAVPCDVADYDACAQAVSQVQEALGPVDVLVNNAGITRDMTFRKMDQINWNAVLRTNLDSLFNMSKQVADGMVERGWGRIINVSSVNGSKGAFGQTNYSAAKAGVHGFTKALALEVARKGVTVNTISPGYIGTKMVTAIPKEVLDSKILPHIPVGRLGRPEEVAGLIIYLASQEAAFVTGANIAINGGQHMQ is encoded by the coding sequence ATGAGCGAGAAACAACGCGTGGTCCTGGTCACGGGCGGCATGGGAGGCCTGGGCGAGACCATCTCCACCAAGATGGTCGATGCCGGCTACAAGCTGGCCGTGACCTATTCGCCCGGCAACAAGTCGCATGCGGACTGGGTGGCGCAGATGGCCGAGCGCGGCTACCGGATCCTGGCCGTGCCCTGCGACGTGGCGGACTACGACGCCTGCGCGCAGGCCGTGAGCCAGGTGCAGGAGGCGCTGGGCCCGGTGGACGTGCTGGTCAACAACGCCGGCATCACGCGCGACATGACCTTCAGGAAGATGGACCAGATCAACTGGAACGCCGTGCTGCGCACCAACCTCGACAGCCTGTTCAACATGAGCAAGCAGGTGGCCGATGGCATGGTCGAGCGCGGCTGGGGGCGGATCATCAATGTGTCGTCGGTGAACGGCTCGAAGGGCGCGTTCGGCCAGACCAACTACTCGGCGGCCAAGGCCGGTGTGCACGGCTTCACCAAGGCGCTGGCGCTCGAGGTGGCCAGGAAGGGCGTGACGGTGAACACCATCTCGCCGGGCTACATCGGCACGAAAATGGTCACGGCCATTCCGAAGGAAGTGCTCGACAGCAAGATCCTGCCGCACATCCCGGTGGGCCGGCTCGGCAGACCGGAAGAGGTGGCGGGGCTGATCATCTACCTGGCCTCGCAGGAGGCGGCGTTCGTGACGGGTGCCAACATCGCCATCAACGGCGGCCAGCACATGCAATGA
- a CDS encoding dicarboxylate/amino acid:cation symporter, producing MDHQPRPVPKPFYKSLYFQVITAIVLGVLLGHFYPDTGASMKPLGDGFIKLIKMIIAPIIFCTVVVGIAGMEDMKKVGKTGGLALLYFEIVSSIALVVGLVIINIVRPGAGMNVDVSQLDTKSIAAYTGPGKMQSTTDFVLNIIPNTLVDAFAKGEILQVLLIAVMFGFALHRFGGRGTLVFDVIEKGSHVLFVIVGYIMKVAPIGAFGAMAFTIGKYGVSSLLQLGQLMATFYITCLLFIFVVLGGIARFHGFSIWKFIKYIKEELLIVLGTSSSESVLPRMMAKLENLGAKKSVVGLVVPTGYSFNLDGTSIYLTMAAVFIAQATNTDMTLTQQLTLLAVLLLTSKGAAGVTGSGFIVLAATLSAVGHVPVAGLALILGIDRFMSEARALTNLIGNGVATLVVAKWTGDLDTVRMHQHLNQESAAEADEPERVLDATETHMPAGSVR from the coding sequence TTGGACCACCAACCCCGCCCCGTACCCAAACCCTTCTACAAGTCCCTGTACTTCCAGGTCATCACCGCCATCGTGCTGGGCGTGCTGCTGGGGCATTTCTATCCCGACACCGGCGCATCGATGAAGCCGCTGGGCGACGGCTTCATCAAGCTCATCAAGATGATCATCGCGCCGATCATCTTCTGCACGGTGGTGGTGGGCATCGCCGGCATGGAGGACATGAAGAAGGTCGGCAAGACCGGCGGCCTGGCGCTGCTGTATTTCGAGATCGTTTCCAGCATCGCGCTGGTGGTGGGCCTGGTCATCATCAACATCGTGCGGCCCGGTGCGGGCATGAACGTGGACGTGAGCCAGCTCGACACCAAGAGCATCGCGGCCTACACCGGCCCGGGCAAGATGCAGAGCACCACCGATTTCGTGCTGAACATCATCCCCAACACGCTGGTCGATGCCTTCGCCAAGGGAGAGATTCTGCAGGTGCTGCTGATCGCGGTGATGTTCGGCTTCGCACTGCACCGTTTCGGCGGCCGCGGCACGCTGGTGTTCGACGTGATCGAGAAGGGCTCGCACGTGCTCTTCGTGATCGTCGGCTACATCATGAAGGTCGCGCCCATCGGCGCCTTCGGCGCGATGGCCTTCACCATCGGCAAGTACGGCGTGAGTTCGCTGCTGCAGCTGGGCCAGCTGATGGCCACGTTCTACATCACTTGCCTGCTGTTCATCTTCGTGGTGCTCGGCGGCATCGCCAGGTTCCACGGGTTCAGCATCTGGAAGTTCATCAAGTACATCAAGGAAGAGCTGCTGATCGTGCTGGGCACTTCGTCGAGCGAATCGGTGCTGCCGCGCATGATGGCCAAGCTGGAGAACCTGGGCGCGAAGAAGTCGGTGGTTGGCCTGGTCGTGCCCACGGGCTATTCGTTCAACCTCGATGGCACCTCGATCTACCTGACGATGGCGGCCGTGTTCATCGCGCAGGCCACCAACACCGACATGACGCTCACGCAGCAACTTACATTGCTGGCGGTGCTGCTGCTCACCTCGAAGGGCGCGGCCGGTGTCACGGGCAGCGGCTTCATCGTGCTGGCCGCCACGCTGTCGGCGGTGGGCCATGTGCCGGTGGCGGGGCTCGCGCTCATCCTGGGCATCGACCGCTTCATGTCGGAGGCCCGCGCGCTCACCAACCTGATCGGCAACGGCGTGGCCACCCTCGTGGTCGCCAAGTGGACCGGCGATCTGGACACCGTGCGCATGCACCAGCACCTGAACCAGGAAAGCGCGGCGGAAGCGGACGAGCCCGAGCGCGTGCTCGACGCCACCGAGACGCACATGCCCGCCGGTTCGGTGCGCTGA
- a CDS encoding LysR substrate-binding domain-containing protein: MLCTRACETPPAAITLKGMDLNPRQLDAFRKVMLTGSMTIAAERLQVSQPAVSRLIRDLEASVGIRLFRREGNRLIPGAEAQRLFREVDLFYRGIEQIEKVAQDLKSVRIGNLRVASLSALALNALCECVNRFAATHREVAVSLDVRNSLSVLELAAANQIDIGFVHQANTEYPGVVVHPLQSLPAVCVLRRDHRLADRPAIAIDDFEGESIISLSQNNPLRVRLESALDAAGVRYSRPVETTLAYSACNFVRGRLGIAVIDPFTAKHFVDSDVVFLPIEPAVPFECSFVLPAHQPRSKVVEDFIDVVKSFFSAHRQA, translated from the coding sequence ATGTTATGCACGCGGGCGTGCGAAACCCCGCCCGCGGCCATTACATTGAAAGGCATGGACCTCAACCCTCGGCAGCTCGACGCCTTCAGGAAGGTCATGCTGACCGGCAGCATGACGATCGCGGCCGAGCGGCTGCAGGTCAGCCAGCCCGCGGTCAGCCGGCTCATCCGGGACCTGGAAGCGTCTGTCGGCATTCGCCTCTTCAGGCGCGAAGGCAACCGGCTGATTCCGGGCGCCGAGGCCCAGCGCCTGTTCCGTGAGGTGGACCTGTTCTATCGGGGCATCGAGCAGATCGAAAAGGTCGCGCAGGACTTGAAGTCGGTTCGCATCGGCAATCTCCGGGTCGCATCGCTGAGCGCGCTGGCGCTCAACGCGCTGTGCGAGTGCGTCAACCGGTTCGCGGCAACGCATCGCGAGGTCGCGGTCTCGCTGGATGTGCGCAACTCGTTGAGCGTGCTCGAATTGGCGGCAGCCAATCAGATCGACATCGGCTTCGTGCATCAGGCAAACACCGAGTACCCGGGCGTGGTCGTTCATCCGCTCCAAAGCTTGCCGGCCGTCTGCGTGCTTCGCCGCGATCACCGGTTGGCGGACAGGCCAGCCATCGCCATCGACGACTTCGAGGGCGAGTCGATCATTTCGCTGAGCCAGAACAATCCGCTGCGGGTTCGCTTGGAGAGCGCGCTGGACGCGGCCGGCGTCCGCTACAGCCGGCCGGTGGAGACGACGCTGGCGTACTCGGCGTGCAACTTCGTTCGGGGGCGTCTGGGCATCGCGGTGATCGACCCCTTCACCGCGAAGCACTTCGTCGACTCGGATGTCGTGTTCCTGCCCATCGAGCCCGCGGTTCCGTTCGAGTGCTCCTTTGTCCTGCCCGCCCACCAGCCGCGCTCCAAGGTCGTCGAGGACTTCATCGACGTGGTCAAGAGCTTCTTCTCCGCTCACCGGCAGGCGTAG